The genomic interval TGAAGAGTATTTTAGCTAGGTAGTCCTTGGCCTCCCAAGTATTTTGAGAAGCTGAATAGGAAAGCAATAATAGCCTTAGTTCTGTTCCAATTCTGTCCTTTACTCTACACTGTTAAGTACTTCAGCCTACTCTCAAGTACATGGATCTCCCTCTACTGGTTCTGGGGCTTTTCCTGGAAATCAATTTAATCAGTGTACCAACCAGAGGCCAGTCTATCATGAGATTTCCTAGGGACCTTGGAGTCAACATTATCAGTCACCTCTTTTCCTGCTTTTGCCAAGTAAGCAAAGCAATGAGGCAAGTGTCATTAGCAACATCAAGCTTTGGAGACTGAGCTTTTGTGTCTGAACGAGAGTTGAGTCAAAGAAAACAAGCAGTTACAACTGGAGGTCTCATTAGGAGTAAGAGGAGAGAGATGGGTATTTTGTTCTCTGTTCATCTAtttcctgctttgttttcttgatgcaACTAAATATCTCCTTAAATAGTGCTTTGTATTCTGGAGGTGTAGTGGTGGGGGAACCGATGGGCTCTGGGCTTACAGGGGTGGGTTCCCAGCCACTGGCCCCGGCCTCAGACTGCGTGACCAGTCCTGTCAGGTCCCTAGTCAGCAGTCTAGAGGTCTGTACAGCCTTGTGTGACAGTGAGTCCTGCTCCTGCTGGCACCTCTTCAGGAGCTCCTCATACTTCACTTTCAGGGCACTGTACTGAGTGTCCACTTCATGCAGAAGGGAGATGCCCCTCTGCTTCACAGCCTTAGCTCTCCTGATGCAAGTGTCCTCGTGGTCCTTCACAATGTCATCCCCTGCCAAGGTGCTCAGCACTGTCTCACTGCTGCTGCGTTTGAGTGGTTTTCTATGTGCTTCTGGAGCAGCCAGGAACATTTCCTCCAGCAGACTCTGGCTGGGCTCCTTGAAAGGAACAAACAGAGAGTCGGGTACCAGCTTCTCAACACCATTCACAAAAGGATGCTCTGTCTGTAGCATCTGCCGCATCTCAGCCACCTCTGCCTCCAACTCGAGGGCCCGGGCTCGGTAGGCATCTGTGGCgcccagctgctgctccagctcgCTGTTCTCCTTCAGCACCACTTTGTACTCTGCCTCCACGCTCACTCGCTTCTTCCTCTCTAGACTCAGCTGGGCCTGCAGCATCGCCACTGCCTTTTTCAggtgttcattttcttcttcatcagGACTCGGTTGGCTCTGCAAGGAAGTGATCTTCTCAGCAAACACGTGGTCATATACAAAGTGTCTGTGAGGAAGCACGGAAATATAGAAAGGTCACTGACACTGCAAAGCAGGCTGCTTTTCAACTCTTTTAAAAGCTGTGACCTCAATTTTTAGCCCATTCCATACTACAAGCAGTAGTTAAGTGAAACTATATGAGGCTGGCAAATTCTGGAAAGCAAATAGATTTTGTGACTGATTTTTGCCCCCAATAGTAAAAGTAGTAGAGAAAACCCACTCCACGACCAGCAGGACGACAGCTGCTTACTAGGAGTTACCATGGACAGAGATTCTCATCACTAGTTGGAGATCACTATCAGCTGGGTGGTGGTCTTAGCTCACACCACTGGTTCCTACACTGTTGATCTGCCTAGACCTATGgggttttaaatgttttccataaTGTGAAACAATGGCTAAGGAACACAATGTTTGGACCTTTAACCTGAGATACACACCAGAAGCACCAGGGAAGCTTTAGGTTCACATATAGAAATTGTGACCTGAGGAGAAAGCATGCACAGTGccagatatacacacatgatctcagcagcacttggtaggcagtgGCAGGGAgagcaggagtttgaggccagctggggtAAATGAGATCTTATCCCAAAACCCCCAAATCACTATAGGTAATGTGAGAAAAAGCAAAGTGTGAGACAGGAACTGGCCTCTCTTCTAACCAGTCCGAGGCAGCTTGTACCTGTCTGTGTCTTGGTTACGGAGCATCTAACTCTCCGTTAGAATGAAGGGCTTGGACACAGAGCATGTCCATTCTGGCCATCATTCCTGGATATAAACTGCAGAGTAACAGGTGTTTAATAAGCATTATTAAAGACTCAAAGTCAAAACTATAAATTATAAAGTCATTTCTTTAGGtgacaatatttttcttttgagatgaggtctctgtgtagtcctaactgtcctagaacttagtATGTTCTggattcaaactcacagagcctgcctctgcctcctgagtgctggaattagaggcatgaaccaccaaacccagcttccaaaatttcctttttttctttcattctaaaGTGAAATACAACTCCCAAATCTGTACTACAGTGGAAGTATTGGTAATTTTGAACTAATATTTAACAAATTAaagtgaaagaaatttaaaacttttcataAAATGACTGACACTGGTGAACTCTCACTGATATGTTTAAGTTCAGTGGCTTTGTTTAAACCACTCTGGTTTAACAGGCATGGGGCACTTCTTGAAATGGACTTTTCCATCTACTGTAATCCAGAATGTGTCAATGATATGAGATGACCCAGTGTGCAAATTCACAGCAAGGCAGGCTCTTACTGGCGGAGGTCATATAGCTCTTTCAGACAGGAGAAGCTGGGTGCTGGCTTCTCCTGGTCACAGgccttctgcctccctcttccttgGCTGGAAGACTTCAACTCCTCCACTTGGCTTTGGAGGTGATCAATGTTGGTTTGCAGGCATTCAATTGTTTCTGTCAGGCTGTGAATAAAACAGAAGCCGGTCGCTGCTTGTCAAATTAAATTAAGATCAAAACCAATGACAGGGATTATGTGTGAGCCACTCAAACTTGGCTTTCTTAACTGGAAAGGACTTGCAGTTaatcctccttctccatctcccccaacccccgcccccaTCCTAGACTGCCCAAACCTTCTACAGGCACACTCTACTTCAAATTATACTAATTCTTTTGTAGATTGCCCCCAGTAATGCTTAGAAATTCTACCTCAGGATTTTCTGCTGTGAGGCCTTGCTCTCAGCAACTAGCTTCTGGTTGGTTTCTTCCAGTTCTCTTGCTGTGACATCTAACTGCTCATAAACTTTTGCATGCTGCTCATTCATTTGTCGTAGAAGCTCCACCTGCTTGGTCAGGTACTGTAAAAGAGGAGTGATATCAGGTAACACAAACAGACAAGATAACCTGGCATCTTAACACCAAGTCTCTGTTCTCCAAGACCAACTAATGCCAGGTGAGGGCTTAGGGCTTCCACCTGTGGGCTCAGCACCCTCCTGGCATGGGGATATGTTTGCTAGCCCAGACACTCCCACAGCCTTAGAGTCTTGTCAAAGGCTTTAGTAACTATCGTTGATTGATGATCTGCCCATACCTCTCCTGGCTAGCTAATAAGACTTTTAAAGCCAGGATTCAGGGACAAAGaccaaatgttaattttttttataagcaGTGTCATCAGCTTACTTAATTGAAATGAGAATGTTAAATCCCAACAAAACTAcctgttttaataataaaacttgCACAAGCTATTCTTAATGTGCTTAGTTCCATTAATGCTTTCCAAAACCCTTCCATTCCATGAGGCTAAACTAATTTTACAAACCACATGCTTGATATTCAAAAGGAAAACCCAAAATGAAATATGACAATCCCTCAAGAAAACTTggaaaaacacaataaaagttTAAACAGTATGTTtaacagagactggagagatggctcagtagttagagcacttgttcttacagaggacaggAGGGTCCACTGCCAGCACCCATTCAACAGTTTACCACCTCTCttagttccagttccaggggatttggtCCTTTTAACTTCTGCAGGCATCAGGCACAGACAAGTGCACgtacacacattcaggcaaaacactcatacagatcaaaagaataaatctttaaaaaacagaaacggttaaaaaaatatatgtttaaccaaaaggaagaaggaaggaaaaacttaAAGTAGAAGATTTTGATggtattttgattaaaaaaaaccaaacaacaacaacaacaaaaaaaccaacaacccctTTTTTTCCTGAATGGTGCATTTCAGACAAAAACTagtaaaaaatacattaattttaccAGATACTTTAACATATATCAAATCTTGTTATTTCTATCCTACAGGAATGTTATCTCTGCTATGCTTATTCATGAGACACGTAGCAGGTTATTTATTTTGGTCCTGCTAAGACTGCTTTCTGAAGACGGAGGATAGGGGATCAGCACAATCTTAATACCACAGCTAGGCCACCTGGACACTAAAGCAGAGCCTATATTCCAAACATAACACTCCTACTCCTCCAGACACACccggggggagggagggagcaaaggagggaggggaggaggatagAGCAAGAACAAGTGAgctggggatggagggagaagagagggggttTAAAGTATAATCAGAAGGCAGACGAGCCATTACAAACACTCCTTGAACACAGCTCTTCAAGGACCATCAGAGCCACGTgacctttgttttttgagaaaatatgttatatatcCCAGCCATGCTGGCTCTGACCTTTGaccctcctgactcagcctcctggaactgggactacaggtgtgcaaCACTTACATCGGCTTTCaataatctttcaaaaaa from Arvicanthis niloticus isolate mArvNil1 chromosome 1, mArvNil1.pat.X, whole genome shotgun sequence carries:
- the Cdr2 gene encoding cerebellar degeneration-related protein 2 codes for the protein MLADNLAEEEFEMEDEPWYDHRDLQQDLQLAAELGKTLLDRNTELEDSLQQMYTTNQEQLQEIEYLTKQVELLRQMNEQHAKVYEQLDVTARELEETNQKLVAESKASQQKILSLTETIECLQTNIDHLQSQVEELKSSSQGRGRQKACDQEKPAPSFSCLKELYDLRQHFVYDHVFAEKITSLQSQPSPDEEENEHLKKAVAMLQAQLSLERKKRVSVEAEYKVVLKENSELEQQLGATDAYRARALELEAEVAEMRQMLQTEHPFVNGVEKLVPDSLFVPFKEPSQSLLEEMFLAAPEAHRKPLKRSSSETVLSTLAGDDIVKDHEDTCIRRAKAVKQRGISLLHEVDTQYSALKVKYEELLKRCQQEQDSLSHKAVQTSRLLTRDLTGLVTQSEAGASGWEPTPVSPEPIGSPTTTPPEYKALFKEIFSCIKKTKQEIDEQRTKYPSLSSYS